From a single Acidobacteriota bacterium genomic region:
- a CDS encoding HD domain-containing protein has translation MADKGYIICVDDDLALLETLWQQILDLTSATHEVVMAKSAEEALSMIYQLHHDGKTVEMLITDLIMPGMTGDRLLEIVNARFPVIVKILLTGHTGLDSALYCINNANLDKYISKPWQMEDLHMTVSSLLRQFRLRRDNQRLLEDLQLRNLQLKGALRELRNAHGQIESAYMQTLQSLAAALDAKDPYTAGHSERVARWAAMIGRRLQLPREEIEDIRAVALLHDIGKIGLPEKILNKPGRLSSEEMDMVRMHPIIGAQILGPIVSFARYVPIVRHHHEWYNGSGYPDRLGGADLPLAVWVTALADAFDAITSNRPYRKGQTLDFAFGEMIGGMSTQFHPDCVRLFVEVLQEPGFSFEEAIRLGAGRKRREGVPEPLEAAMQHLVESGGVARSCCAMMQQYGALDDSSLHAGHTHVGPGESAAAGQVPEDREKGEAPAGDAAGREAAPGQRPEGGAPRGAERSASEASEAAGPGTRGT, from the coding sequence ATGGCGGACAAGGGCTACATCATCTGCGTCGACGACGATCTCGCCCTCCTCGAGACCCTCTGGCAGCAGATCCTCGACCTCACGTCGGCGACGCACGAGGTGGTGATGGCGAAGAGCGCCGAGGAGGCGCTCTCGATGATCTACCAGCTCCACCACGACGGGAAGACGGTGGAGATGCTCATCACCGATCTCATCATGCCCGGCATGACGGGGGATCGGCTCCTCGAGATCGTCAACGCGCGCTTCCCGGTGATCGTGAAGATCCTCCTCACCGGACACACCGGCCTCGACTCCGCCCTGTACTGCATCAACAACGCGAACCTCGACAAGTACATCTCGAAGCCGTGGCAGATGGAGGACCTGCACATGACGGTCTCCTCCCTGCTCCGGCAGTTCCGGCTGCGGCGCGACAACCAGCGCCTCCTCGAGGACCTCCAGCTGCGCAACCTGCAGCTCAAGGGAGCGCTCCGCGAGCTCCGGAACGCGCACGGGCAGATCGAGTCGGCGTACATGCAGACGCTGCAGTCGCTCGCGGCGGCTCTCGACGCGAAGGACCCCTACACCGCCGGCCACTCCGAGCGCGTCGCGCGCTGGGCCGCGATGATCGGCCGGAGGCTCCAGCTTCCCCGCGAGGAGATCGAGGACATCCGGGCCGTCGCCCTGCTGCACGACATCGGGAAGATCGGCCTCCCCGAGAAGATCCTGAACAAGCCGGGGCGCCTCTCGAGCGAGGAGATGGACATGGTGCGCATGCACCCCATCATCGGGGCGCAGATTCTCGGCCCCATCGTCTCGTTCGCGCGCTACGTGCCGATCGTGCGGCACCACCACGAGTGGTACAACGGCTCCGGATATCCCGACAGGCTCGGCGGAGCCGACCTGCCGCTCGCCGTCTGGGTGACGGCGCTCGCCGACGCCTTCGACGCCATCACGAGCAACAGGCCCTACCGCAAGGGGCAGACCCTCGACTTCGCCTTCGGCGAGATGATCGGCGGGATGAGCACGCAGTTCCATCCCGACTGCGTGCGCCTCTTCGTCGAGGTGCTCCAGGAGCCGGGCTTCTCGTTCGAGGAGGCGATCCGGCTCGGCGCCGGACGCAAGCGGCGCGAGGGGGTCCCGGAGCCCCTCGAGGCGGCGATGCAGCACCTCGTCGAGTCGGGGGGGGTGGCGCGCTCCTGCTGCGCGATGATGCAGCAGTACGGCGCCCTCGACGATTCCTCGCTGCACGCGGGTCACACGCACGTCGGTCCGGGGGAGAGCGCGGCCGCCGGGCAGGTCCCCGAAGATCGCGAGAAGGGCGAGGCGCCCGCGGGCGACGCGGCCGGGCGCGAGGCCGCGCCGGGACAGCGGCCGGAAGGTGGCGCGCCCCGGGGCGCGGAACGATCCGCTTCCGAAGCGTCCGAGGCCGCCGGGCCCGGGACGCGCGGCACCTAG